A genomic region of Brienomyrus brachyistius isolate T26 chromosome 6, BBRACH_0.4, whole genome shotgun sequence contains the following coding sequences:
- the mpzl1l gene encoding myelin protein zero-like 1 like isoform X2, giving the protein MSLKRRLLIYDIVFYVLPLYFLIGALPCTAIDVYTPQEVFVENGTTEILHCSFKSNQVISSAASVSWSFQPDGSNTPATTIFYFSGGRPYPGDFAQFKERVLWAGDLNKKDASIKLVKAQFNDNGTYTCDVKNPPDVGVIPSSMQLRVVMKEALPQNNTGVIVGAVIGAIVLLVLIVSIIILVIKRKDSTHAYEGDR; this is encoded by the exons ATGAGTTTGAAACGGCGCCTATTAATATACGACATTGTATTTTATGTATTACCATTATACTTCCTAATCG GAGCACTTCCATGCACTGCAATTGATGTGTACACGCCACAGGAGGTGTTTGTGGAGAATGGTACAACGGAAATTCTCCACTGCTCTTTCAAGTCGAACCAAGTCATCAGCAGCGCGGCTTCTGTGTCTTGGTCATTTCAACCTGATGGATCAAACACCCCCGCAACAACT ATATTTTACTTTTCGGGTGGAAGGCCTTATCCAGGAGACTTTGCCCAGTTCAAGGAGAGGGTACTTTGGGCCGGAGATCTGAATAAGAAAGACGCCTCAATAAAATTGGTGAAAGCACAGTTCAATGACAATGGCACCTACACCTGTGATGTGAAGAATCCTCCTGACGTTGGAGTGATCCCATCAAGCATGCAGTTAAGGGTTGTTATGAAAG AAGCTCTTCCCCAGAACAACACTGGAGTTATTGTAGGAGCAGTCATCGGTGCCATTGTTCTTCTTGTCCTGATTGTCTCAATCATCATCCTTGTAATCAAGAGGAAGGACTCCACTCATGCTTATGAGGG GGACCGGTGA
- the mpzl1l gene encoding myelin protein zero-like 1 like isoform X1, giving the protein MSLKRRLLIYDIVFYVLPLYFLIGALPCTAIDVYTPQEVFVENGTTEILHCSFKSNQVISSAASVSWSFQPDGSNTPATTIFYFSGGRPYPGDFAQFKERVLWAGDLNKKDASIKLVKAQFNDNGTYTCDVKNPPDVGVIPSSMQLRVVMKEALPQNNTGVIVGAVIGAIVLLVLIVSIIILVIKRKDSTHAYEGCTSIESVSSQATRTGKKAESSTEGSRCSSPSAPVQGPVIYAQLDHSGTKNPNSFHKMEPVVYADIRKP; this is encoded by the exons ATGAGTTTGAAACGGCGCCTATTAATATACGACATTGTATTTTATGTATTACCATTATACTTCCTAATCG GAGCACTTCCATGCACTGCAATTGATGTGTACACGCCACAGGAGGTGTTTGTGGAGAATGGTACAACGGAAATTCTCCACTGCTCTTTCAAGTCGAACCAAGTCATCAGCAGCGCGGCTTCTGTGTCTTGGTCATTTCAACCTGATGGATCAAACACCCCCGCAACAACT ATATTTTACTTTTCGGGTGGAAGGCCTTATCCAGGAGACTTTGCCCAGTTCAAGGAGAGGGTACTTTGGGCCGGAGATCTGAATAAGAAAGACGCCTCAATAAAATTGGTGAAAGCACAGTTCAATGACAATGGCACCTACACCTGTGATGTGAAGAATCCTCCTGACGTTGGAGTGATCCCATCAAGCATGCAGTTAAGGGTTGTTATGAAAG AAGCTCTTCCCCAGAACAACACTGGAGTTATTGTAGGAGCAGTCATCGGTGCCATTGTTCTTCTTGTCCTGATTGTCTCAATCATCATCCTTGTAATCAAGAGGAAGGACTCCACTCATGCTTATGAGGG TTGCACTTCCATTGAGAGTGTCAGTTCGCAAGCAACTCGGACGGGGAAGAAGGCTGAGTCCAGTACGGAGGGTTCAAGGTGTAGCAGTCCATCTGCCCCTGTTCAG GGACCGGTGATATATGCCCAGCTCGATCATTCAGGGACCAAGAACCCCAACTCATTCCACAAGATGGAGCCAGTGGTTTATGCTGACATCCGGAAACCGTAA
- the psmg1 gene encoding proteasome assembly chaperone 1: MQMATFFGEVLSVYSRAVEEDEEDDHENEEDQQIRSEIDEKRKVHVEWCSEVKNELATSAENALHCSDLVVAVGPNAAGFLSAYILSSVSWSPVGSMSIWNERNPGSGAMLQSESSCVFYRQKDSPSVLICQCTCYIAEDQLLQWAESVFACIEKRGLNVTVLSDCSLAEFKTTESMSSTTPFLRALKTSLYRSQISCPLLEQPNIVTGLAAAVLSYCQVHQIPAVLYQCYSDLITPDSVTMETYKPAFLNLSRLIKLDANPNVDVLQKLIRISDAQSNMYT, translated from the exons ATGCAGATGGCGACTTTTTTCGGCGAAGTCTTATCCGTTTATTCACGGGCcgtagaggaagatgaggaagatgACCATGAAAACGAAGAGGATCAGCAAATCCGGAGTGAAATAGATGAGAAAAG GAAGGTCCACGTTGAGTGGTGTTCGGAGGTGAAAAACGAGCTGGCGACTTCCGCAGAAAATGCATTACATTGTTCCGATTTAGTTGTGGCTGTGGGCCCAAATGCTGCAG GCTTCCTCTCCGCTTATATCCTGAGCTCGGTAAGTTGGTCCCCCGTGGGCTCGATGTCCATCTGGAATGAGAGGAACCCGGGTTCGGGTGCGATGCTGCAGAGCGAGTCCAGCTGTGTCTTCTACAGGCAGAAAGATTCACCTTCA GTTCTGATATGCCAGTGCACCTGCTACATAGCCGAAGATCAGTTACTCCAGTGGGCAGAAAGT GTGTTTGCGTGTATCGAGAAGCGTGGGCTCAACGTGACTGTCCTGTCAGACTGCTCCCTGGCCGAATTTAAAACCACAGAATCCATGTCCAGCACCACGCCGTTTCTCCGTGCTCTAAAAACCAGCCTGTACCGAAGCCAGAtttcctgccccctgctggagcagCCAAATATTGTCACAGGTCTCGCAGCTGCAG TGCTCAGCTACTGCCAAGTTCACCAGATCCCTGCAGTCCTCTACCAGTGCTACAGTGACCTCATCACCCCTGACTCGGTCACCATGGAGACATACAAACCTGCCTTCTTAAATCTGAGCAGGCTGATAAAG cttgATGCTAACCCCAATGTTGATGTCCTCCAGAAGTTGATACGAATCAGTGATGCTCAAAGCAACATGTATACCTGA